Part of the Bacillus sp. THAF10 genome is shown below.
AGCCGACTTTGGAGAGAGGTAGCAAACCGCCTAGCAGAAGAATTTCCGGATGTAGAGCTTGACCACATGCTTGTTGATAATGCTGCCATGCAGTTAATTAGAGATCCAAGAAAATTTGACGTAATAGTGACGGAAAATATGTTTGGAGACATTTTAAGTGATGAAGCTTCCATGCTAACTGGTTCACTTGGTCTGCTCCCATCGGCAAGCATTGGAGAAACTGGATTAGGACTTTATGAACCAATCCACGGTTCAGCTCCAGATATTGCTGGGCAAGAAAAGGCAAATCCGCTCGCAACCATCCTTTCAGTAGCCATGCTTTTTAGGCATTCTCTAAAACTTGAACAAGAGGCAGCATTTCTAGAGGCAGCGGTTCATACAGCGCTTGAAGCTGGTAATCGTACAAGTGATATTGCATCCGATTGGGAAGGAGTTCTTACAACAGCTCAAATGGGTGAAGCGGTAAGAAGGTACCTAAGGACACCTATACAGAATGGATAAATAGGATGAGGAAGGTGAATGACATGCAACCTAGAACTCTGTTTGAGAAGATTTGGGATAGGCACACAGTTGTAAAAGAAAATAACAAACCAAATCTGTTATACATTGACCTGCATTTGGTCCATGAAGTTACGTCTCCGCAGGCTTTTGAGGGCTTGAGATTAACCGGAAGAAAAGTAAGACGGCCAGATCTGACTTATGCAACAATGGATCATAACGTTCCGACCATCAATCCTTTTCATGTAACAGACGAAATTGCGTCAAAACAAATGACTACTCTAGAGGAAAACTGTCAAGAGTTTGGAATAAAGCTTGCAGATCTTCACAGCTCCGAACAAGGAATTGTTCACGTTATCGGACCAGAGTTAGGCCTTACGCAACCAGGAAAAACCATCGTTTGTGGAGATAGCCATACCTCGACTCACGGGGCATTTGGAGCCCTAGCTTTTGGAATTGGAACAAGCGAAGTGGAACATGTATTGGCCACTCAATGCCTATGGCAAACCAAGCCTAAAACCTTAAAAATTGATTTTAAAGGCTTAAGACCACTTGGTGTATCCGCTAAGGATATCATACTTGCATTGATTGCCACTCATGGTACGGATTTTGGGACAGGGTATGTTCTAGAGTTTACAGGAGATGTTATGGAAAAAATGTCAATGGAAGAGCGAATGACCATCTGTAACATGGCGATTGAAGCAGGGGCAAAAGCTGGGTTAGTTGCTCCAGATGAAACAACTTTCTCTTATTTAAATGGAAGAAAGTATGCACCAGTAGGAGAAGATCGTGATAGAGCAGAAGTAGAATGGTATGCACTTCGTTCAGATGAAGGAGCAGTATACGATAGAGTGATAGAATTTGATATAACCAATCTGGAGCCCCAGGTAACATGGGGCACAAATCCATCAATGGGAACGAAGATAAGTGGGAGGGTACCAGACCCTAAAGCCATAGAAGATGAATCAGATAGACGTTCCATTTCTCAAGCGATTGAGTACATGGGGCTAACGCCGGGGATGAAAATTTCAGATATCGAGATTGATTATGTATTTATTGGTTCTTGTACCAATTCAAGAATAGAAGATTTAAGACAGGCAGCACAAGTGGTAAAAGGGAAAAATGTATCATCTAGAGTGACTGCACTAGTGGTGCCAGGCTCTAAACAAGTGAAAAAACAGGCAGAGGAAGAAGGGCTGCATGACGTTTTTCTTGAAGCAGGCTTCGAGTGGCGAGACGCTGGCTGTAGCATGTGTTTAAGTATGAACCCGGATGTTGTTCCCTCAGGTAAACGATGTGCCTCAACCTCAAACCGCAACTTCGAAGGCCGGCAAGGAAGAGGAGCAAGAACGCATCTAGTCAGCCCGGCCATGGCAGCTGCAGCGGCAATTAAGGGTCACTTTGTTAATGTGAATGAATGGGGCTTGAAAGCAGAGGAGGTGGTCTAATGGAAGCTCTTATCACACATAGAGGAAAGGTTATTCCTTTAGACAAAGCCAATGTGGATACAGACCAGATTATCCCGAAGCAGTTTTTAAAACGGATTGAACGGACCGGGTTTGGGCAATTCTTGTTTTATGACTGGCGATTTGACGAAGAAGGCAGAGAAAAGGAAGAATTTATTTTAAACAATCCTCAGTATCGTGGCGCTTCCATTCTACTTGCTAGAAAGAATTTTGGTTGCGGCTCTTCCAGGGAGCATGCACCATGGTCACTACTAGACTATGGAATCAAAATAGTCATCTCTTCGTCCTTTGCAGATATTTTTTATAACAACTGTTTCAAAAACGGGATTTTGCCCATTATATTAAAAGAAGAAGAGGTAGAAGAACTTTTTTTTCTGTCTGATAAAAACGTTTTAGAAGCAGATGTTGATTTGGAGTTTCAGGAGCTGCAGGTAGGAGAACGTGTTTTTCCGTTCACAACCGATTCGTATCGCAAAGAAATGCTCTTAAAAGGGTTAGACGATATAGGATTAACAGAAATATATGAAAAACAAATAGCTGCATTTGAAAAAAAGAGAACTTAATGTTTCTCTTTTTTTTTTTTGCTTTTTTACACTTCACGGTTGATTTCCGCAAATTTGCTCCTTGTCCATGGGGCGATTTGTAAGCCTTCTCTGGCTTGCCCTGCATAGCTTCGCAACATTCCCGAGAAGATTCTCCGCCATCTGCTCCAATCAACTGCTAGAAACTCATTTTATCAACAGAATTTTTAACATAGCTTTTTTTTGAGAAAAATATTACAACAATCGTAAAAATATGAAAATTCTGTTATTATTAGAATGTTATGTTAAGTGAGTAGAATTTTCCAGAAGGAAAGGGGAGAAATAAGTGAAAGGTATTAAATTATTGCTAGTTATTTTGTTTTCATTCATGCTTCTAGTGGGGTGTGGCCAAACAGGTAGTTCTGTTAATGGAAAAGGCGAAGGGGAAGTCTCTAAAGATGGAAATAATGCAGAAGGTAGTACTACAGAAGAGAAAGAAAAAGAACAGACTGCAGGAGAAATATTGGAGAAGTCTACTGAGATAATGAATAATATGTCTAGTTATTCCATGGAATTTGAAATTAATCAAGAAATAAATTCTGCAACAGAAGGAATGATGTTATCTGCTTCCACCATGGAAGTAGAAGTGACTCAAAATCCATTTTCCCTTTATCAACTTACCTCTACCGTGTTAGAAGATGATACAGGAGCATCAGAAGAGGTGGATATTGAGATATATATCGCAAATGATGGAGCCTATTATTATGATGCTTTTGAAGAAAATTGGCTTCGTATACCAAGAGAATATGCGTTACAGATGGATGGTTTTAAGGATATGCAAGGAAAGATGTTTGATGAGATATCGATGCTGAAAGCTTACTCAGAAGATTTTGTCCTTACAGAAGAGAATGGTTCCTATGTGTTGACTTTTGAAAGTGAAGGGGAGAAGGCAACAGAACTGATTAAATTGGTTAATGGGATCACAAATAGTAATCTACCAGATGAAGAGGTTACGGTTAATCAGTTTCACTACCAAATACATATTGAAAAGGAATCATTTCATCTAGTAAAAATGGACATATTTATGGACATGGAAATGGATTCCGATGGCGGAGTAGTA
Proteins encoded:
- the leuC gene encoding 3-isopropylmalate dehydratase large subunit is translated as MQPRTLFEKIWDRHTVVKENNKPNLLYIDLHLVHEVTSPQAFEGLRLTGRKVRRPDLTYATMDHNVPTINPFHVTDEIASKQMTTLEENCQEFGIKLADLHSSEQGIVHVIGPELGLTQPGKTIVCGDSHTSTHGAFGALAFGIGTSEVEHVLATQCLWQTKPKTLKIDFKGLRPLGVSAKDIILALIATHGTDFGTGYVLEFTGDVMEKMSMEERMTICNMAIEAGAKAGLVAPDETTFSYLNGRKYAPVGEDRDRAEVEWYALRSDEGAVYDRVIEFDITNLEPQVTWGTNPSMGTKISGRVPDPKAIEDESDRRSISQAIEYMGLTPGMKISDIEIDYVFIGSCTNSRIEDLRQAAQVVKGKNVSSRVTALVVPGSKQVKKQAEEEGLHDVFLEAGFEWRDAGCSMCLSMNPDVVPSGKRCASTSNRNFEGRQGRGARTHLVSPAMAAAAAIKGHFVNVNEWGLKAEEVV
- the leuD gene encoding 3-isopropylmalate dehydratase small subunit, with translation MEALITHRGKVIPLDKANVDTDQIIPKQFLKRIERTGFGQFLFYDWRFDEEGREKEEFILNNPQYRGASILLARKNFGCGSSREHAPWSLLDYGIKIVISSSFADIFYNNCFKNGILPIILKEEEVEELFFLSDKNVLEADVDLEFQELQVGERVFPFTTDSYRKEMLLKGLDDIGLTEIYEKQIAAFEKKRT
- a CDS encoding DUF6612 family protein, with product MKGIKLLLVILFSFMLLVGCGQTGSSVNGKGEGEVSKDGNNAEGSTTEEKEKEQTAGEILEKSTEIMNNMSSYSMEFEINQEINSATEGMMLSASTMEVEVTQNPFSLYQLTSTVLEDDTGASEEVDIEIYIANDGAYYYDAFEENWLRIPREYALQMDGFKDMQGKMFDEISMLKAYSEDFVLTEENGSYVLTFESEGEKATELIKLVNGITNSNLPDEEVTVNQFHYQIHIEKESFHLVKMDIFMDMEMDSDGGVVTVVQEVISNYSNFNDVDEIVVPQEIVDAATEISLPDTEESDEE